In Pseudomonadales bacterium, a single window of DNA contains:
- the yajC gene encoding preprotein translocase subunit YajC — protein MFLIPAAHAQGAPAAGGDPMISFAFMIGIFALFYFIAIRPQRKRQKEHQDMLGKLAVRDEVATTSGILGRVTALEQDFVVLKVADDVEIKLQKWAVQSVLPKGTLKGVGAAGEKK, from the coding sequence ATGTTTTTGATTCCGGCTGCACATGCTCAGGGCGCCCCGGCCGCAGGCGGGGATCCGATGATTTCGTTTGCGTTCATGATCGGCATCTTCGCGCTGTTCTATTTCATTGCGATCCGTCCGCAGCGCAAGCGCCAGAAGGAGCACCAGGACATGCTCGGCAAGCTCGCGGTACGTGACGAGGTGGCGACCACGAGCGGAATCCTCGGGCGCGTCACCGCGCTCGAACAGGACTTCGTGGTGCTGAAGGTGGCGGACGACGTCGAGATCAAGCTGCAGAAGTGGGCGGTGCAGAGTGTGCTGCCGAAGGGAACGCTGAAGGGCGTGGGCGCCGCGGGCGAGAAGAAGTGA